One window of the Dryobates pubescens isolate bDryPub1 chromosome 13, bDryPub1.pri, whole genome shotgun sequence genome contains the following:
- the HIC1 gene encoding hypermethylated in cancer 1 protein, with the protein MRVHRDLGWLAEATGRPGRRARSGMLDAMEVPSHSRQLLLQLNTQRTKGFLCDVIIVVQNALFRAHKNILAASSAYLKSLVVHDNLLNLDHEMVSPGIFRLILDFIYTGRLGECEPGGEQSLGAVLAAASYLQIPGLVALCKKKLKRSGKYCHLRGGYASYKLGRGLRAATPVIQACYSGTPRPVDLPPVEPAAPLNTQCGELYASATQGTPLHPHGLCPPERHCSPPCGLDLSKKSPTGPSTQLLPTDRLLPGEPREPSLPPRHDSPPVSAGLLASHAAAYKDSPPGGEPGGHPHVPDPFRSTPPCTEPPLPRADGRELMYRWMKHEPLGPYLDEGDPEKELEREEKAESPPAAPQPRYPSVESNDLEPDNSTSEETGSSEGPSPGDALDRYCNHLGYEPESLGDNLYVCIPCGKGFPSSEQLNAHVEAHNEEELYHKAAAEQAVPFLDKGGPGLGDILRPYRCSSCDKSYKDPATLRQHEKTHWLTRPYPCTICGKKFTQRGTMTRHMRSHLGLKPFACDACGMRFTRQYRLTEHMRIHSGEKPYECQVCGGKFAQQRNLISHMKMHAAGPDGKAKLDFPDSVYAMARLTADQLGLKQEKAAELLSHTSHFLSDPKAMESLYPLAKFTAEHLGLSQDKAAEVLAQAPHLHAEAARTIERYSPP; encoded by the exons ATGAGAGTTCACCGAGACCTCGGCTGGTTGGCGGAGGCCACCGGGCGCCCAG GGCGGCGGGCGAGGAGCGGGATGCTGGACGCCATGGAGGTGCCGAGCCACTCgcggcagctgctgctgcagctgaacacGCAGCGCACCAAGGGCTTCCTGTGCGACGTGATCATCGTGGTGCAGAACGCGCTCTTCCGCGCACACAAGAACATCCTGGCGGCCAGCAGCGCCTACCTCAAGTCGCTGGTGGTGCACGACAACCTGCTCAACCTGGACCACGAGATGGTCAGCCCCGGCATCTTCCGCCTCATCCTCGACTTCATCTACACCGGCCGCCTGGGCGAGTGCGAGCCGGgcggggagcagagcctgggcgcCGTGCTGGCCGCCGCCAGCTACCTCCAGATCCCCGGCTTGGTGGCCCTCTGCAAGAAGAAGCTGAAACGCAGTGGCAAGTACTGCCACCTGCGTGGGGGCTACGCATCCTACAAGCTGGGCCGGGGGCTGCGTGCTGCCACGCCGGTCATCCAGGCCTGCTACTCGGGGACGCCGCGGCCTGTGGACCTGCCGCCCGTGGAGCCGGCGGCACCACTGAACACGCAGTGCGGGGAGCTGTACGCTTCAGCCACCCAGGGCACCCCGCTGCACCCCCATGGACTGTGCCCGCCTGAGCGCCACTGCTCACCGCCTTGTGGCCTTGACCTCTCTAAGAAGAGCCCCACTGGCCCCTCCACCCAGCTCCTACCCACTGACCGCCTCTTGCCCGGGGAGCCCCGTGagccctctctgcccccacGGCATGACAGCCCCCCAGTCAGTGCCGGACTCTTGGCCAGCCACGCTGCTGCCTACAAGGACTCCCCACCGGGTGGCGAGCCAGGGGGGCACCCCCATGTCCCTGACCCCTTCCGCAGCACTCCGCCTTGCACTGAGCCCCCGCTGCCCCGTGCTGATGGGCGTGAGCTGATGTACCGCTGGATGAAGCATGAGCCTCTGGGCCCCTACCTGGATGAGGGAGATCcggagaaggagctggagcggGAAGAAAAGGCCGAGTCAccgcctgcagcaccacagccccgcTACCCCAGCGTGGAGAGCAATGACCTGGAGCCTGATAACAGCACGAGTGAGGAAACAGGCAGCAGCGAGGGTCCCTCACCTGGTGACGCGCTGGACCGCTACTGCAACCACCTGGGCTATGAGCCGGAGAGCCTAGGCGACAACCTGTATGTCTGCATTCCTTGTGGCAAGGGCTTCCCCAGCTCCGAGCAGCTCAATGCCCATGTGGAGGCCCACAACGAAGAGGAGCTCTATCACAAGGCAGCGGCCGAGCAGGCCGTGCCCTTCCTGGACAAgggtggccctgggctgggtgacATCCTGCGGCCCTACCGCTGCTCATCTTGCGATAAGTCCTACAAGGACCCGGCCACACTCCGGCAGCATGAGAAGACGCACTGGCTGACGCGCCCCTACCCCTGCACCATCTGCGGCAAGAAGTTCACGCAGCGCGGCACCATGACCCGCCACATGCGCAGCCACCTCGGCCTCAAGCCCTTCGCCTGCGACGCCTGCGGGATGCGCTTCACCCGCCAGTACCGCCTGACTGAGCACATGCGCATCCACTCGGGCGAGAAGCCCTATGAGTGCCAGGTGTGTGGTGGGAAGTTCGCCCAGCAGCGCAACCTCATCAGCCACATGAAGATGCACGCGGCCGGCCCCGACGGCAAAGCCAAGCTGGACTTCCCTGACAGCGTCTACGCCATGGCCCGGCTCACCGCCGACCAGCTGGGGCTCAAGCAGGAGAAGGCGGCCGAGCTGCTCTCCCACACCTCACACTTCCTCAGCGACCCCAAGGCCATGGAGAGCCTCTACCCGCTGGCCAAGTTCACGGCTGAGCAcctggggctgagccaggaCAAAGCGGCCGAGGTGCTGGCGCAGGCTCCACACCTTCATGCTGAGGCTGCCCGGACCATAGAGCGATACTCGCCCCCCTAG
- the LOC128897674 gene encoding uncharacterized protein LOC128897674, whose amino-acid sequence MSRDPRYYEPDPIKAPRSADSAAPAPAPVPARSRQAPGPAGESSEARRRHPPRRTPPFPLQPRDSASEGTSKLLGVGPAISIGGQRPSSSCAPPQSRDHGGAREECGACHRRDGAQQDTGMAQTLPQPRSRWLMVP is encoded by the exons ATGAGCCGAGATCCCCGTTACTACGAGCCCGATCCTATAAAAGCCCCGCGCTCTGCGGACAGCGcagcaccggcaccggcaccggtcCCCGCCAGGAGCCGCCAGGCGCCGGGCCCGGCCGGGGAAAGCTCCGAGGCCCGCAGGAG ACACCCCCCACGGCGGACACCCCCCTTCCCGCTGCAGCCCAG GGACTCAGCTTCTGAAGGCACTTCCAAGCTGCTGGGCGTGGGGCCAGCCATCAGCATCGGGGGACAGAGGCCatccagctcctgtgctcctcctcagagcagagacCATGGCGGTGCCAGGGAGGAATGCGGTGCCTGCCACAGGCGGGACGGTGCTCAGCAGGACACAGGCATGGCACAGACACTGCCTCAGCCTCGCTCCCGTTGGCTCATGGTTCCTTGA
- the OVCA2 gene encoding esterase OVCA2 produces MSEGRPLRLLGLHGYRQSERRFRQRTGALRKALRGRAELVAVSAPHPVPGGGEDDDADDPPRGWWFSGPGTFEAGEVAAAPAGLEESLSAVAAALQEHGPFDGLLGFSQGAALAAMVCALRARGDPRFPVTFAILVAGFASRAPAHGHFYQEPIALPTLHVVGDADAVIAASLSRELAQHFVEPVVLTHPGGHFVPAAAPQKKAYLDFLDRFRPGQG; encoded by the coding sequence ATGTCGGAGGGGCGGCCGCTGCGGCTGCTGGGCCTGCACGGTTACCGGCAGAGCGAACGCCGCTTTCGCCAGCGCACAGGCGCTCTGCGCAAGGCCTTGCGTGGCCGCGCGGAGCTGGTGGCGGTCAGCGCGCCGCACCCCGTGCCCGGCGGCGGAGAGGACGACGACGCGGATGACCCCCCCCGCGGCTGGTGGTTCTCTGGGCCCGGCACCTTTGAGGCAGGGGAGGTGGCGGCGGCACCAGCGGGGCTGGAAGAGTCGCTGTCTGCCGTGGCAGCCGCGCTGCAGGAGCACGGACCCTTTGACGGACTGCTGGGCTTCAGCCAGGGCGCGGCGCTGGCCGCCATGGTGTGCGCCCTGCGGGCCCGTGGCGACCCTCGCTTCCCCGTGACTTTCGCCATCCTGGTAGCCGGCTTTGCCAGCCGCGCCCCAGCCCACGGCCACTTCTACCAGGAGCCCATCGCCCTGCCCACGCTGCACGTCGTGGGCGATGCTGATGCTGTCATCGCTGCCTCCTTGAGCAGGGAGCTTGCCCAGCATTTCGTGGAACCTGTTGTCCTCACCCACCCCGGTGGGCACTtcgtccctgctgctgcaccacagaAAAAAGCATACCTGGACTTCCTGGACCGGTTCCGACCTGGACAGGGATAG